A genomic stretch from Camelus dromedarius isolate mCamDro1 chromosome 10, mCamDro1.pat, whole genome shotgun sequence includes:
- the KIF12 gene encoding kinesin-like protein KIF12 isoform X4, with the protein MEERGSPDGDPARNLEQGPEGPEKPETPIQVVLRVRPMSAAELRRGEQSALHCSGTRTLQVSPPGGGPDVAFRFGAVLDGARTQEDVFRACGVRRLGELALRGFSCTVFTFGQTGSGKTYTLTGPPPQGEGVPVPPSLAGIMQRTFAWLLDRVQHLGAPVTLHASYLEIYNEQVRDLLSLGSLRPLPVRWNKTRGFYVEQLRVVEFGSLGTLMELLQMGLSRRRSSAHTLNQASSRSHALLTLYISHQTQMPPVEPGGPPTGGKLCFVDLAGSEKVTATGSHGELMLEANSINRSLLALGHCISLLLDPQRKQSHIPFRDSKLTKLLADSLGGRGVTLMVACVSPSAQCLPETLSTLRYASRAQRVTTRPQAPKSPVAKPPRHLEPELLQLQEENRLLRSQLRQMDPKASGLSGARVAWAQRNLYGMLQEFMLENERLRKEKSQLQSSWDLACDEQRILAQQVQDLERRLFSACYLHQSGPGPAPPCPCVMAPLPLCHALPSLCSCPCCHLCPLCRAPLAHWACPRRELHLPQLLALCWPLLWALRIHRPDMVPALMEFLVSREDIARATHFPQEK; encoded by the exons ATGGAGGAACGCGGGTCCCCCGACGG GGACCCCGCGCGGAATCTGGAGCAGGGGCCAGAAGGGCCAGAGAAGCCGGAAACGCCCATCCAGGTGGTGCTCAG GGTGCGTCCCATGAGTGCGGCTGAGCTGCGTCGAGGGGAGCAGAGCGCGCTGCACTGCTCAGGGACTCGGACTCTGCAG GTGAGCCCCCCCGGCGGGGGCCCAGACGTGGCGTTCCGCTTCGGCGCCGTACTGGACGGGGCCCGCACGCAGGAGGACGTGTTCCGGGCGTGCGGCGTGCGGCGCCTGGGCGAGCTGGCGCTGCGCGG CTTCTCCTGCACCGTCTTCACTTTTGGCCAGACCGGCTCCGGAAAGACCTACACCCTGACCGGACCTCCTCCCCAG GGGGAAGGGGTGCCTGTACCCCCCAGCCTGGCTGGCATCATGCAAAGGACCTTCGCCTGGCTGTTAGACCGCGTGCAACACCTGGGTGCCCCTGTCACTCTCCATGCCTCCTATCTGGAGATCTACAATGAGCAG GTTCGAGACTTGCTGAGCCTGGGGTCTCTTCGGCCCCTCCCTGTTCGCTGGAACAAGACGCGGGGCTTCTATGTGGAGCAGCTACGCGTGGTGGAGTTTGGGAGTCTGGGGACTCTGATGGAACTTCTGCAAATGG GTCTTAGCCGTCGAAGGAGCTCAGCTCACACCCTGAACCAGGCCTCCAGCCGAAGCCATGCCCTGCTCACGCTCTACATCAGCCACCAAACT CAGATGCCTCCTGTGGAGCCCGGGGGACCCCCTACAGGTGGGAAGCTGTGTTTTGTGGACCTGGCCGGCAGTGAGAAGGTGACGGCCACAGGATCCCATGGGGAACTGATGCTTGAGGCTAACAGCATCAACCGCAGCCTACTGGCCCTGG GTCACTGCATCTCCCTGCTGCTGGACCCCCAGCGGAAGCAGAGCCACATCCCCTTCCGGGACAGCAAGCTCACCAAGCTGCTGGCGGATTCACTGGGGGGGCGCGGGGTCACCCTCATG GTGGCCTGCGTGTCCCCCTCAGCCCAGTGCCTTCCTGAGACTCTCAGCACCCTGCGGTATGCAAGCCGAGCTCAGCGAGTCACCACTCGGCCCCAGGCCCCCAAG TCCCCTGTGGCAAAGCCACCCCGGCATTTGGAGCCTGAGCTATTGCAGCTCCAGGAGGAGAACCGTCTCCTGCGGTCTCAGTTGCGTCAAATGGACCCCAAGG cctctggGCTCAGTGGGGCCCGGGTGGCCTGGGCCCAGCGGAACCTCTACGGGATGTTACAGGAGTTCATGCTGGAGAATGAGAGGCTCAG GAAAGAAAAGAGCCAGCTGCAGAGCAGCTGGGACCTGGCCTGTGATGAGCAGCGCATCCTGGCCCAGCAGGTCCAGGACCTGGAGCG GCGCCTCTTCTCTGCCTGCTACCTTCACCAGTcaggccctggcccagccccaccGTGTCCCTGTGTGATGGCACCACTTCCCCTCTGCCAT GCCCTGCCatccctctgctcctgcccctgcTGCCACCTCTGTCCCCTGTGCCGAGCACCACTGGCCCACTGGGCCTGCCCACGGAGGGAGCTCCACCTGCCCCAG